The following are encoded together in the Corticium candelabrum chromosome 1, ooCorCand1.1, whole genome shotgun sequence genome:
- the LOC134176888 gene encoding mediator of RNA polymerase II transcription subunit 25-like codes for MLGDDSDEGNAKSCQVVVLVESYAVMSLEYPRLLDNYVKPAVRALSESREDGNHGNRVYSKRTFTLVAVNPVSFRLKPVTTILVHTMDVEQFDKALTSVHFSGGGVECSCHWAEGLAAAMEIFDELEKDDLMKETSVTRHCLLVACNPPYITAVTQNDSYSGYTVMQLAKMLGEKSIRLSLISARKHHGLIELHSEACGAHPNELPQAVSVSFADLVLLQGFQLPVPKKMEAPKVSLEKQFASTVAPPLDVKCEFISTAAVECESIQSRANPGLQTQGAMRSSVSLSAIAAAKTDVVASHQATQTRPNQVVPPAFSINSSMKPQLVSSASSVTGSAMSMLSFTQSAVPRSVVSQPATQSVSFSVSNPAATHKPGLTNPSRSLIQSAQYPASVSDNSNLLIRTMPQNRPVVPTTSVMSQPMQQVQRQVAWSGALEWHDTSVAGARTVRTLLTSVLASPGDNIRTTGWPKKLSMMLMHVKILANVLPLMKAHKAIYFKPQLTPDSTPFRVLYHALTHAMIGLINVQSPVSGVYLVVLLWNSQKRALMGIIPNDQTNVMMKIKAAVLQQARPPQSQEPTVRTMTSSSTSQVRLPETQTSRSTMPMTRVPPSLAMLAPQPQHIPSQRSVAPTQSAIPLYLKGVRLPAQSQVRDHHRLVQQHQQQQQQQQQQQQQLRHHLQPQLMQPCIQQHQHSTVPLQQQPQVSRQLTASNPTTPYHRWQQPPSRAKLCAGAMYQPQMQPEVDIDSLLQQPLQQQQQLQLSAGAMYQTQMQTDIDIDSLLSSV; via the exons ATGTTGGGAGACGATTCAGACGAAGGCAACGCGAAGAGTTGCCAAGTTGTCGTTCTAGTCGAAAGCTACGCCGTGATGAGCCTCGAGTATCCTCGCCTTCTCGACAACTACGTCAAACCGGCCGTAAG AGCGCTCAGTGAAAGTCGTGAAGACGGAAATCATGGAAATCGGGTGTATAGCAAA CGTACATTCACTCTCGTGGCAGTCAATCCAGTCTCTTTCCGGCTGAAGCCCGTCACCACGATTCTTGTTCACACTATGGATGTAGAGCAGTTCGACAAGGCGCTCACGTCTGTTCA TTTCAGTGGAGGCGGAGTCGAGTGTTCTTGTCATTGGGCGGAAGGACTAGCAGCTGCTATGGAG ATTTTTGATGAACTTGAGAAAGATGATCTGATGAAGGAAACGAG TGTGACTAGACATTGCTTGCTGGTCGCATGCAATCCCCCTTACATAACAGCAGTCACACAAAATGATTCGTATTCCGGGTATACTGTCATGCAGCTGGCCAAGATGTTGGGAGAA AAATCCATCAGACTGTCTTTAATATCAGCTAGAAAGCATCATGGTCTCATAGAGTTGCATTCAGAG GCTTGTGGGGCGCATCCTAATGAATTACCTCAAGCTGTGTCTGTATCATTCGCCGACCTTGTGCTTTTACAAGGTTTTCAACTGCCAG TGCCCAAAAAGATGGAAGCACCCAAAGTTTCGCTCGAGAAACAGTTTGCTTCCACTGTGGCTCCTCCTTTAGATGTTAAATGTGAATTCATCAGTACTGCAGCCGTCGAATGTGAAAGCATCCAGAGTCGGGCTAATCCTGGCTTACAAACACAGGGGGCAATGCGGTCGAGTGTATCGTTGTCTGCAATTGCGGCTGCAAAGACTGACGTTGTAGCATCACATCAGGCAACACAAACTCGACCTAACCAAGTTGTACCTCCCGCCTTTAGCATCAACTCATCCATGAAACCACAGTTGGTGTCTAGTGCCTCATCTGTTACTGGATCAGCAATGTCCATGCTGTCTTTCACTCAGTCTGCTGTTCCTCGCTCTGTTGTATCACAACCGGCAACTCAAAGCGTTTCGTTTTCTGTTAGTAATCCGGCTGCTACACACAAGCCTGGTCTTACAAACCCGTCAAGATCTCTCATACAATCTGCACAATATCCAGCATCTGTTTCCGATAATTCGAATTTGTTGATTCGAACGATGCCTCAGAATCGACCCGTTGTGCCTACGACGTCCGTCATGTCTCAACCAATGCAG CAAGTGCAGAGGCAAGTTGCATGGTCTGGAGCACTGGAATGGCACGACACG AGTGTTGCTGGCGCACGAACAGTACGTACTCTGCTCACATCTGTGTTAGCTTCACCCGGTGATAATAT ACGAACTACTGGATGGCCGAAAAAGCTCTCGATGATGCTTATGCATGTAAAGATACTT GCAAATGTCTTGCCACTGATGAAAGCTCACAAGGCCATCTATTTCAAACCGCAGCTAACGCCCGACTCGACTCCGTTTCGAGTACTCTATCATGCTCTCACTCATGCCATG ATCGGCTTGATCAATGTACAGTCTCCGGTGTCTGGAGTGTATcttgttgttttattgtggAACAGCCAGAAACGAGCACTGATGGGAATTATTCCAAATGATCAG ACCAATGTGATGATGAAAATCAAG GCAGCAGTTCTTCAACAAGCGAGACCTCCACAGTCCCAAGAACCGACTGTTAGAACCATGACCTCGTCGTCAACTTCACAAGTCCGTTTACCCGAGACTCAAACTTCCCGGTCAACTATGCCCATGACCAGAGTGCCTCCTTCATTGGCAATGCTGGCGCCACAACCACAACACATACCGTCTCAGAGGTCAGTTGCTCCCACACAGTCAGCTATTCCTTTATATCTAAAAGGTGTGAGACTTCCTGCACAATCTCAGGTGAGGGATCACCATCGATTAgtacaacaacaccaacaacaacaacaacagcagcaacagcagcagcagcagctgcgtCACCATTTGCAGCCACAACTGATGCAGCCTTGCATTCAGCAACATCAGCACTCCACCGTCCCTCTGCAACAGCAGCCACAAGTAAGCCGTCAGCTCACTGCGTCCAACCCTACCACACCTTACCACAGATGGCAACAGCCGCCGTCTAGAGCGAAGCTGTGTGCCGGGGCAATGTATCAACCCCAAATGCAGCCAGAGGTCGATATCGATTCTCTGCTGCAACAACCgctgcagcaacagcaacagctacaGCTATCGGCAGGTGCAATGTATCAAACCCAAATGCAGACAGATATCGATATCGACTCTCTGCTGAGTAGCGTCTAG
- the LOC134176870 gene encoding mediator of RNA polymerase II transcription subunit 25-like isoform X1 has protein sequence MLGGEGKRTGCQVVVLVESYAVMSLEYPRLLDNYVKPAIRVLSDRKGEDGNHGNGMSSRHTFTLVAVNPVAFRLQPVTTVLNHTMDVEQFDKALTSVHMYDMWWCSFSGGGVEGSCHWAEGLAAAMEIFDELEKDDVMKEMNVTRHCLLVACSSPYQAAATQNDSYSGYTAMQLAKILGEKSIRLSLISARKHPALRKLYSEACSSDVRVSPKQEVAISSVDLVLLQGFQLPDPKETEASKALPENKPSTATPPVDVKPEIKQQRTPSAVVTESESIPVTVNPNTQKQVMVQSTRPLSTATSVTPDVVSMVVTTQAPPNQVAPPNPGGNPPFKTLPSMPSATVSPAVHTASTAAQHVVPRPVLLQPMIQSVFPANNPGFAHRDGLPNPRQPLIGPPIVQNPTMLPSVPPQSQQVQRQIIWSGMVEWQELNRQLSTRTTRTLLTSIVAASNDNVQGTGWPQKLPMSLMNVKLLQMVLPLLRDHRKVYFKPQISADSTALRSLYHSLTHEMIGLISVQQSPASDVRVIVVMWHKRVLIGIIPNDQAGVMTKIKMAFLKHRNDALLRQQQQQQQQQQQQQQQQVMFTTMASGRLQNQTGLSTMSMTAQPGLVPQHVPIARPVAPSQPPVPGYSNVVRLSSHSPARDLRLRQQQQLQQHSQQLQQQHPQQLQQQHPQQLQQQHPQQQQQQQQQQQQQQQQQQQQQQQQLQQQHPQQQQQQHHQQQQLQQQQQQQQQHHLQQQMAQPRFQHQQQQLSTVPQKQQQQLHLQASHQLTGAHPTPPQYRWQQPQARAQLSQLQQVQQQQQLPASAVYQQNAQPDLDLDSFLNSF, from the exons ATGTTGGGAGGCGAGGGCAAACGAACGGGTTGCCAAGTTGTCGTTCTAGTAGAAAGCTACGCCGTGATGAGCCTCGAGTATCCTCGCCTTCTCGACAATTACGTCAAACCGGCCATAAG AGTCTTGAGCGACAGAAAAGGCGAAGACGGAAATCATGGAAATGGCATGTCGAGCAGA CATACATTCACTCTTGTGGCAGTCAATCCAGTCGCTTTCCGGCTACAACCCGTCACCACAGTTCTTAACCACACTATGGATGTAGAGCAGTTCGACAAGGCGCTCACGTCTGTTCA CATGTATGACATGTGGTGGTGTAGTTTCAGTGGAGGCGGAGTCGAGGGTTCTTGTCACTGGGCTGAAGGATTAGCAGCTGCTATGGAG ATCTTTGATGAACTTGAGAAAGATGATGTAATGAAGGAAATGAA TGTCACTAGACATTGCTTATTGGTTGCGTGTAGTTCCCCTTACCAAGCGGCAGCGACACAAAATGATTCTTATTCCGGATATACTGCCATGCAGTTGGCCAAGATTTTAGGAGAA AAATCTATTAGACTGTCTTTGATATCAGCTAGAAAGCATCCAGCTCTCAGGAAATTATACTCAGAG GCATGCAGCAGTGATGTACGTGTATCACCCAAACAGGAAGTAGCTATATCATCAGTTGATCTAGTACTATTGCAAGGATTTCAGCTACCCG ATCCCAAGGAAACGGAAGCATCTAAGGCTCTGCCAGAGAATAAACCTAGTACTGCAACTCCACCCGTAGACGTTAAGCCTGAAATAAAACAACAGAGAACACCGAGCGCCGTGGTCACCGAGAGTGAAAGCATTCCAGTCACTGTTAATCCCAACACACAGAAGCAGGTGATGGTGCAGTCGACTCGGCCGTTGTCAACCGCTACGAGTGTAACTCCCGATGTCGTCTCGATGGTTGTGACCACACAAGCTCCACCGAATCAGGTCGCACCGCCCAACCCGGGCGGTAATCCGCCCTTCAAAACGTTACCTTCTATGCCATCGGCTACTGTGTCGCCGGCAGTGCATACCGCCTCGACTGCAGCTCAGCATGTCGTTCCTCGTCCAGTTTTACTACAACCCATGATTCAGAGTGTATTCCCCGCTAATAATCCGGGATTCGCACACAGGGACGGTCTGCCCAATCCAAGACAGCCTCTAATTGGACCGCCGATAGTGCAAAATCCGACTATGCTGCCTTCCGTGCCTCCGCAGTCGCAG CAAGTACAGAGACAAATCATATGGTCGGGAATGGTGGAATGGCAAGAACTT aATCGTCAGCTTTCTACACGGACAACACGTACTCTGTTGACATCAATCGTAGCCGCATCGAACGATAACGT ACAAGGCACCGGATGGCCACAGAAACTGCCGATGTCACTAATGAATGTGAAACTACTT CAAATGGTGTTGCCGCTGCTGAGAGATCACAGAAAAGTCTATTTCAAGCCGCAGATATCGGCAGACTCGACCGCATTACGATCGTTGTATCATTCGCTTACTCACGAAATG ATTGGTTTGATCAGTGTGCAGCAGTCTCCGGCGTCGGACGTGCGTGTTATTGTGGTGATGTGGCATAAGAGAGTGCTCATCGGAATTATTCCCAACGATCAA GCTGGTGTGATGACTAAAATCAAG atggctttcCTTAAACATCGAAATGATGCATTACTAagacagcagcagcagcagcaacaacaacaacagcagcaacagcagcagcaagtgATGTTTACAACGATGGCTTCTGGACGGTTGCAGAATCAGACTGGCCTGTCAACCATGTCTATGACTGCACAGCCTGGCCTGGTGCCACAACATGTGCCCATTGCAAGGCCCGTTGCTCCTTCACAGCCGCCTGTTCCTGGGTATTCGAATGTCGTGAGGCTTTCTTCACACTCTCCAGCAAGGGATCTTCGattacgacaacaacaacagctgcagcagcactcacaacaactacaacagcagcacccacaacaactacaacagcagcacccacaacagctacaacagcagcatccacaacaacaacagcagcaacaacaacagcagcagcagcaacaacaacaacagcagcagcagcagcaacaacaactacaacagcagcacccacaacaacagcaacagcaacaccaccagcagcagcaactccagcagcagcagcagcagcagcagcagcaccatctgcaGCAACAGATGGCACAGCCACGTTTTCaacatcagcagcagcagctatCGACTGTCCCtcaaaaacagcaacaacaactgcatCTACAAGCGAGCCATCAGCTCACAGGTGCCCACCCGACCCCACCTCAATACAGATGGCAACAGCCGCAGGCTCGAGCACAACTCTCGCAGTTACAGCAAgttcagcaacaacagcaactgccCGCCAGTGCAGTTTATCAACAGAATGCACAGCCAGATCTTGATCTTGATTCATTCCTCAATAGTTTCTAG
- the LOC134190013 gene encoding uncharacterized protein LOC134190013: protein MTCMQYVLYEWKYDDDFGSSAERGANIRFAFLDPKRREVRIQCCDGGESPGPTWIPVFLGKDVLHFNASDKQANSNACRVHARYGKVGMACRLTFPAEQKPSGITGGTNVYWFYSVQGIFKLVNDLGTRQLQLECYDSFLKLWKERFDDDHLPVDIDVVRVITETDTEAVLTDESGGPGVREIAHAVGEREKDVESLVARPFCVDTPSVTTNVHLPSRITDWLNGACCAGMSSSSEEMPLCLSLIDALCDYCDASRTEWLSWETGFDTLFLCGVAKWLGNKLRSLEGVINERVENFKSREILNSGSILDCRKCITDLFHPAMVVLLSRWMGLVRDQTCHLVNERQLWQDSQPPAKMRKAAGFRADSNDEMFWNTIDETQQFRVPVLQTVLEFITGSLVSGKAMVLYSFVVPNENL from the coding sequence ATGACTTGCATGCAGTACGTTCTGTATGAGTGGAAGTATGATGACGATTTTGGGAGCTCTGCTGAGCGAGGAGCGAATATTAGATTTGCCTTCTTGGATCCTAAACGTCGCGAAGTCCGTATTCAATGCTGTGACGGTGGAGAATCTCCGGGTCCTACTTGGATTCCCGTCTTCCTCGGTAAGGACGTTCTCCATTTTAATGCCAGCGACAAGCAGGCCAACAGCAACGCGTGTCGCGTCCACGCGAGATACGGGAAAGTCGGAATGGCATGCAGGCTGACGTTCCCTGCTGAACAGAAACCATCCGGTATCACTGGTGGCACTAATGTGTACTGGTTTTACAGCGTACAGGGAATATTCAAGTTAGTTAATGATCTTGGAACGAGGCAGTTGCAGCTGGAGTGCTATGACagttttttaaaattatggAAAGAGAGATTTGATGATGACCATCTTCCTGTTGATATTGATGTGGTGAGGGTAATAACAGAGACTGATACTGAGGCAGTATTGACTGATGAAAGCGGAGGTCCTGGTGTTAGAGAGATTGCTCATGCTGTAGGGGAACGAGAGAAGGATGTGGAATCTCTTGTAGCTCGGCCGTTCTGTGTTGATACACCGTCTGTAACAACAAATGTCCACTTGCCGTCTCGAATTACTGATTGGCTTAATGGTGCTTGTTGTGCTGGAATGTCTTCTTCCAGTGAGGAGATGCCATTGTGTTTGAGTCTAATTGATGCGTTGTGTGATTATTGTGATGCTTCACGTACAGAGTGGCTGTCTTGGGAGACGGGCTTTGATACGCTTTTCTTATGTGGAGTGGCAAAATGGCTAGGCAACAAGCTACGGTCACTGGAAGGGGTCATAAACGAAAGAGTGGAAAATTTCAAGTCGCGAGAAATTCTCAACAGTGGAAGCATTTTGGACTGTCGTAAATGCATTACTGATTTGTTTCATCCCGCGATGGTTGTTTTACTGTCAAGATGGATGGGACTCGTTCGTGATCAGACCTGTCATTTAGTGAACGAGCGGCAGTTGTGGCAAGACTCACAACCTCCGGCTAAAATGCGTAAAGCAGCAGGTTTTCGGGCAGATAGCAATGATGAGATGTTCTGGAACACAATTGATGAGACTCAACAATTTCGTGTTCCGGTATTACAAACGGTTTTGGAATTTATAACTGGGTCTCTTGTGTCTGGAAAAGCTATGGTATTGTATTCATTTGTGGTGCCAAATGAAAATTTGTAA
- the LOC134176870 gene encoding mediator of RNA polymerase II transcription subunit 25-like isoform X2, producing MLGGEGKRTGCQVVVLVESYAVMSLEYPRLLDNYVKPAIRVLSDRKGEDGNHGNGMSSRHTFTLVAVNPVAFRLQPVTTVLNHTMDVEQFDKALTSVHFSGGGVEGSCHWAEGLAAAMEIFDELEKDDVMKEMNVTRHCLLVACSSPYQAAATQNDSYSGYTAMQLAKILGEKSIRLSLISARKHPALRKLYSEACSSDVRVSPKQEVAISSVDLVLLQGFQLPDPKETEASKALPENKPSTATPPVDVKPEIKQQRTPSAVVTESESIPVTVNPNTQKQVMVQSTRPLSTATSVTPDVVSMVVTTQAPPNQVAPPNPGGNPPFKTLPSMPSATVSPAVHTASTAAQHVVPRPVLLQPMIQSVFPANNPGFAHRDGLPNPRQPLIGPPIVQNPTMLPSVPPQSQQVQRQIIWSGMVEWQELNRQLSTRTTRTLLTSIVAASNDNVQGTGWPQKLPMSLMNVKLLQMVLPLLRDHRKVYFKPQISADSTALRSLYHSLTHEMIGLISVQQSPASDVRVIVVMWHKRVLIGIIPNDQAGVMTKIKMAFLKHRNDALLRQQQQQQQQQQQQQQQQVMFTTMASGRLQNQTGLSTMSMTAQPGLVPQHVPIARPVAPSQPPVPGYSNVVRLSSHSPARDLRLRQQQQLQQHSQQLQQQHPQQLQQQHPQQLQQQHPQQQQQQQQQQQQQQQQQQQQQQQQLQQQHPQQQQQQHHQQQQLQQQQQQQQQHHLQQQMAQPRFQHQQQQLSTVPQKQQQQLHLQASHQLTGAHPTPPQYRWQQPQARAQLSQLQQVQQQQQLPASAVYQQNAQPDLDLDSFLNSF from the exons ATGTTGGGAGGCGAGGGCAAACGAACGGGTTGCCAAGTTGTCGTTCTAGTAGAAAGCTACGCCGTGATGAGCCTCGAGTATCCTCGCCTTCTCGACAATTACGTCAAACCGGCCATAAG AGTCTTGAGCGACAGAAAAGGCGAAGACGGAAATCATGGAAATGGCATGTCGAGCAGA CATACATTCACTCTTGTGGCAGTCAATCCAGTCGCTTTCCGGCTACAACCCGTCACCACAGTTCTTAACCACACTATGGATGTAGAGCAGTTCGACAAGGCGCTCACGTCTGTTCA TTTCAGTGGAGGCGGAGTCGAGGGTTCTTGTCACTGGGCTGAAGGATTAGCAGCTGCTATGGAG ATCTTTGATGAACTTGAGAAAGATGATGTAATGAAGGAAATGAA TGTCACTAGACATTGCTTATTGGTTGCGTGTAGTTCCCCTTACCAAGCGGCAGCGACACAAAATGATTCTTATTCCGGATATACTGCCATGCAGTTGGCCAAGATTTTAGGAGAA AAATCTATTAGACTGTCTTTGATATCAGCTAGAAAGCATCCAGCTCTCAGGAAATTATACTCAGAG GCATGCAGCAGTGATGTACGTGTATCACCCAAACAGGAAGTAGCTATATCATCAGTTGATCTAGTACTATTGCAAGGATTTCAGCTACCCG ATCCCAAGGAAACGGAAGCATCTAAGGCTCTGCCAGAGAATAAACCTAGTACTGCAACTCCACCCGTAGACGTTAAGCCTGAAATAAAACAACAGAGAACACCGAGCGCCGTGGTCACCGAGAGTGAAAGCATTCCAGTCACTGTTAATCCCAACACACAGAAGCAGGTGATGGTGCAGTCGACTCGGCCGTTGTCAACCGCTACGAGTGTAACTCCCGATGTCGTCTCGATGGTTGTGACCACACAAGCTCCACCGAATCAGGTCGCACCGCCCAACCCGGGCGGTAATCCGCCCTTCAAAACGTTACCTTCTATGCCATCGGCTACTGTGTCGCCGGCAGTGCATACCGCCTCGACTGCAGCTCAGCATGTCGTTCCTCGTCCAGTTTTACTACAACCCATGATTCAGAGTGTATTCCCCGCTAATAATCCGGGATTCGCACACAGGGACGGTCTGCCCAATCCAAGACAGCCTCTAATTGGACCGCCGATAGTGCAAAATCCGACTATGCTGCCTTCCGTGCCTCCGCAGTCGCAG CAAGTACAGAGACAAATCATATGGTCGGGAATGGTGGAATGGCAAGAACTT aATCGTCAGCTTTCTACACGGACAACACGTACTCTGTTGACATCAATCGTAGCCGCATCGAACGATAACGT ACAAGGCACCGGATGGCCACAGAAACTGCCGATGTCACTAATGAATGTGAAACTACTT CAAATGGTGTTGCCGCTGCTGAGAGATCACAGAAAAGTCTATTTCAAGCCGCAGATATCGGCAGACTCGACCGCATTACGATCGTTGTATCATTCGCTTACTCACGAAATG ATTGGTTTGATCAGTGTGCAGCAGTCTCCGGCGTCGGACGTGCGTGTTATTGTGGTGATGTGGCATAAGAGAGTGCTCATCGGAATTATTCCCAACGATCAA GCTGGTGTGATGACTAAAATCAAG atggctttcCTTAAACATCGAAATGATGCATTACTAagacagcagcagcagcagcaacaacaacaacagcagcaacagcagcagcaagtgATGTTTACAACGATGGCTTCTGGACGGTTGCAGAATCAGACTGGCCTGTCAACCATGTCTATGACTGCACAGCCTGGCCTGGTGCCACAACATGTGCCCATTGCAAGGCCCGTTGCTCCTTCACAGCCGCCTGTTCCTGGGTATTCGAATGTCGTGAGGCTTTCTTCACACTCTCCAGCAAGGGATCTTCGattacgacaacaacaacagctgcagcagcactcacaacaactacaacagcagcacccacaacaactacaacagcagcacccacaacagctacaacagcagcatccacaacaacaacagcagcaacaacaacagcagcagcagcaacaacaacaacagcagcagcagcagcaacaacaactacaacagcagcacccacaacaacagcaacagcaacaccaccagcagcagcaactccagcagcagcagcagcagcagcagcagcaccatctgcaGCAACAGATGGCACAGCCACGTTTTCaacatcagcagcagcagctatCGACTGTCCCtcaaaaacagcaacaacaactgcatCTACAAGCGAGCCATCAGCTCACAGGTGCCCACCCGACCCCACCTCAATACAGATGGCAACAGCCGCAGGCTCGAGCACAACTCTCGCAGTTACAGCAAgttcagcaacaacagcaactgccCGCCAGTGCAGTTTATCAACAGAATGCACAGCCAGATCTTGATCTTGATTCATTCCTCAATAGTTTCTAG
- the LOC134185451 gene encoding uncharacterized protein LOC134185451, whose product MSLTESDAFEILELSPDASKEDIRSAYKRLALLWHPDKHNEDREIATKKFQEISAAYKRLTQPESAGIEVREMSMEEMFELFSQIFCRQVPRTFFARPNPRRRGPYYGYGFDSEDDDEDDDDDASDDGEDTIPASFVGYMDYKKKKRQQREAKYGHKPVGPVSQKQIDDAEKLASELLMQEENEKQKAEKKKAKNRKKKEAMRKRKKEKADQEKGTKGSDVKVVEKQASVELTGELVNGEKGSDDSGADEISVWDTMSAFVDRVAQKTGVHTNIPDTDVTAHVEMPKPREHVPVGVKPAQPKQDVASSTPAAGLSPENESVTPIVLKSQQVASRGNDLAQLGHFNAAVDLFTEAIRLYKDDHRYYANRSYCYDHLELYSKALKDAATCITLSPNWPKGYFRKGRALVGLKQFSDAETTFEQVLILDKQCVDAENELENIRIQQLVDMGFSKKQSEVAIKKHGQVQVALESILSGQLDEDYSNDSSPQTNGSSLNAQTAQPCTVWIGNLNTNKVTNDEVSRVFSQCGIVLGVRILSERRCAFVTFETPEMAAIAIRNLNGYFLGGKRLVLRYPDNPNRRHVLEKRQQ is encoded by the coding sequence ATGAGTCTAACAGAGAGTGATGCATTCGAAATTCTTGAACTGAGTCCAGATGCTAGCAAAGAAGATATTCGCAGTGCATACAAGCGTCTGGCATTATTGTGGCATCCAGACAAGCACAACGAAGACAGAGAAATTGCCACTAAGAAATTTCAGGAAATCTCAGCAGCATACAAACGCCTAACACAACCAGAGTCGGCGGGTATTGAAGTGCGTGAGATGAGCATGGAGGAGATGTTTGAATTATTCTCTCAGATATTCTGCCGACAAGTTCCCCGTACATTCTTTGCTCGACCTAATCCAAGGAGACGAGGCCCGTATTATGGTTATGGCTTTGATTCTGAGGACGATGACgaagacgacgacgatgatgcGTCTGATGATGGTGAAGACACGATACCCGCATCATTTGTCGGATACATGGattacaaaaagaaaaaacGTCAGCAGAGGGAAGCAAAATATGGTCATAAACCAGTTGGGCCTGTTTCTCAGAAACAGATTGACGACGCAGAGAAATTGGCTAGTGAACTCCTGATGCAAGAGGAGAATGAAAAGCAGAAGGCGGAGAAGAAAAAGGCAAAAAACAGGAAAAAGAAAGAAGCCATGaggaaaagaaagaaagagaaagcagATCAGGAAAAAGGCACGAAAGGGAGTGATGTCAAGGTGGTCGAGAAGCAGGCGAGTGTAGAGTTGACAGGAGAGTTAGTGAATGGTGAAAAGGGCAGTGACGACAGTGGAGCTGATGAGATTTCAGTGTGGGATACAATGAGTGCATTTGTGGATCGTGTAGCACAAAAGACAGGTGTCCATACCAACATACCAGACACCGATGTGACAGCACACGTCGAAATGCCCAAACCAAGAGAACACGTTCCAGTAGGTGTGAAGCCCGCTCAGCCAAAGCAAGATGTGGCATCGTCAACACCAGCAGCAGGTTTGTCTCCTGAGAATGAGAGTGTTACACCAATTGTTTTGAAGAGCCAGCAGGTTGCAAGTCGAGGGAATGACCTCGCACAGCTGGGTCATTTTAATGCTGCCGTTGATCTTTTCACGGAAGCTATTCGATTGTATAAAGATGATCACCGATATTATGCCAATCGTTCTTACTGCTATGATCACTTAGAATTATATAGTAAAGCCCTCAAGGATGCAGCAACTTGCATTACATTGTCACCCAACTGGCCAAAGGGATACTTCAGGAAGGGACGTGCTCTAGTTGGTTTGAAGCAATTCTCAGACGCAGAAACGACATTCGAACAAGTGTTAATCTTAGACAAGCAATGTGTGGATGCAGAGAATGAACTGGAGAATATCAGAATACAACAGTTGGTTGACATGGGATTCAGTAAGAAACAGAGCGAAGTCGCAATCAAGAAACATGGCCAAGTGCAAGTGGCACTTGAATCTATTCTATCCGGTCAACTGGATGAGGATTATTCCAACGACAGTTCACCACAGACCAACGGAAGCAGCCTGAATGCACAGACAGCACAACCGTGTACCGTCTGGATCGGAAACCTCAATACCAATAAAGTCACTAATGATGAGGTATCCAGAGTGTTTTCACAATGTGGAATTGTTCTAGGCGTTCGGATTTTGTCCGAGCGTCGTTGTGCATTTGTTACATTTGAAACTCCAGAAATGGCTGCTATTGCAATCAGGAATCTCAATGGCTATTTCTTGGGAGGCAAGAGGCTAGTTCTACGATACCCTGACAATCCCAATCGACGTCATGTATTGGAAAAAAGGCAACAGTGA
- the LOC134194801 gene encoding transmembrane protein 17B-like — MAQSAWRTPLVTVTAAVFPESKRLGGSTSQASLLTGGEILSNLPLQMSLFFNAWFSPFWIVTCLYMLGFKFASLAFHYKVILITIYIVMAIVEAVRLYLGYVGNLQEKVPELAGFWLLTLVIQLPLLLFLLLNTATVVLPLERGVHSPMVLFLFLEIFLGYWAIRIMIRAQAAKFHLMQFDDVTDRDSETHSKRD, encoded by the exons ATGGCTCAGTCTGCTTGGCGGACTCCTCTCGTAACTGTTACGGCCGCTGTATTTCCTGAATCTAAAAGACTAGGTGGTAGTACGTCACAAGCGTCTCTACTCACAG GCGGTGAGATTTTGTCTAATTTGCCTCTTCAAATGTCTCTCTTTTTCAACGCTTGGTTTTCTCCATTTTGGATTGTCACttgtttgtacatgttggGATTCAAG TTTGCGTCTCTGGCTTTTCATTACAAAGTCATACTGATCACTATCTATATTGTCATGGCAATTGTGGAGGCTGTCCGTCTCTATCTGGGATATGTAGGAAATCTACAAGAAAAG GTACCCGAATTGGCAGGATTCTGGCTGCTTACACTGGTCATACAGTTGCCATTACTCTTGTTCTTACTACTCAACACTGCGACTGTCGTCCTACCTCTCGAGAGAGGAGTCCATAGTCCGATGGTACTTTTTCTGTTTCTCGAAATCTTTCTGGGCTATTGGGCTATAAGAATAATGATTCGTGCACAAGCAGCAAAATTTCATCTTATGCAATTCGATGatgtcacagacagagacagcgAAACTCATAGCAAGAGAGACTAA